The DNA sequence CGCGGCCCGGTGAGAGCCGGCCACGGTCAACTGAAGGAGAGGCGCACAGACATGGCGAAGGCGAAGAGCATGCGGCGTGTCGGCTCACGGGCCGTGGCCCACGTCAATGCAACGTTCAACAACACGCGCATCACCATCACGGACCTGAAAGGCGAGGTGCTCTGCTTCGAGACCGCGGGGAGCTGCGGCTTCTCCGGCGCGCGCAAGAGCACCCCGTTTGCCGCGCAGCGGACGGCCGAACGCGTCGCCGACAAGGCCAAGCGGATGGGCATTCAGGAGCTGGAGGTGAAGGTGAAGGGCCCGGGCTCCGGACGGGAGTCCGCCATCACGGCCCTGGAGGCCGCCGGTCTGTCCATCCATTCCATAGAGGATGTGACCCCGCTGCCGCACAACGGCTGCCGCCCGAAGAAGAGGCGCCGCGTCTGAGGCGCCCTGCGGAAGCTTCCGAGAGAAGAGAAGAGAGTAGAAACGCATGGCCAGGAACACCGGACCGAAGTGCAGGCTGTGCCGCCGGGAAGGCACCAAGCTCTTCCTGAAAGGCGCCCGCTGCCATACGGCGAAGTGCGCCATGGAGGGCCGCAGCAAGCCGCCGGGAATGCACGGCTGGCGGCGCGGCCGCCCCAGCGACTACGCGGTGCGGCTTCGCGAAATGCAGAAGTGCAAGCGCTACTACGGCGTGCTCGATGGGCAGTTCCGGCGCTACTTCGAGGCGGCGCGCAGGATCCCCGGCAACACGGGCGAGAACCTGCTCTGCCTGCTGGAGCGGCGACTTGACAGCGTGCTGGTCAGCACCGGCCTGGCCGTCTCGCGCGCCCAGGCGCGCCAGCTGATCACGCACGGTCACATCCAGGTCGGCGGGCGCAAGGTCGACGTGCCCAACTACCTGGTCAGGGAGAACGACGTGGTGCGCCCCGTCCCGGTGGACGCGATCCTGGACGCTGCGCGCGAGCACCGGGAAGAGACGGGCCATCCGGGCCCCGGATGGCTGGCCGTCAACGACGCGGACCTGACGGTGCGGGTGACCAGGATGCCCGTGCGAGCCGACGTGACCGCCGAGGTGGACGACGGCCTTGTGGTCGAGTTCTGCTCGCGCTGATCGCAGCGGGCGCATGCCCGGCTGTTTCCACACGGCAACACGGACAAGCGGAGAGACATAGATGGCTATACGAGTTCGGTGGCGAGGTCTGGAGCTGCCCGTCCGGGTGCGCGTTGACCAGAGCACCCTTGCGGACGACTACGGCGAATTCGTCGCTGAGCCCTTCGAGCGCGGATTCGGCCACAGCCTGGGCAACAGCCTGCGCCGTGTGCTGCTGTCCTCCATCGAGGGCTCCGCCGTGGTCGCCGTGCGGTTCGAGGGCGTGCAGCAGGAACTGAGCGCCATCGAGGGCGTCCTGGAGGATATCCCGGAGATCGTCCTCAACGTCAAGGAGCTGCTGCTGAGGCTCCATCCCGACGAAGAGCGGGTCCTGCGCGTCGAAGCCCACAAGCCCGGTGTCGTTACCGCCGGCGACATCGACCCGGACCCCGACGTCGACATCGTCCGCCCCGATCAGGTGATCGCCACCCTGGCGGCCGAGACGGACTTCGTCTGCCACATGACCGTGCGCAAGGGCCGCGGGTACGTGCCCTCCGAAGAACACGAGGACCTGCCGCGTGACATCGGCGTGATCCCCGTCGACGGGCTGTTCTCGCCGGTGCGCCGCGTCAGCTACAAGGTGGAAGACACCCGCGTCGGGCGCCGCACGAACTACGACCGCCTGATCCTCCAGGTCCACACCAACGGCGTCGTCAGCCCGGAGATGGCCATGGTGGAGGCCGCCAAGGTCCTGCGCAAGCACCTGAACCCGTTCATCGAATACTTCGAACTCGGCCGGCAGCTGCCGTTCGAGGAGCCGACGCCGATCGCCGAGGTCAAGCACCTCGAGATGCCCCAGGTCCCCGAGTCGAAGCTCTCCATGCCGATCTCCGCTCTGGACCTGACCGCCCGCGCGCTGCACTGCCTGGAAGGAGAGGGCATCAAGACCGTCCGCGACCTGCTCGGCAAGTCGGAGTCCGACCTGCTGGCCATGCGGAACTTCGGTCAGGTGACCCTGCAGGAACTGGCCGACAGGCTGGCTGAGCACGGGCTGGAAGTCGGAATGCTGGCGCCGCACGAGGACTGAGTGCGGCCACCCCTTTCGTTCGATCATCAAGCAGAGCCGGGTGGCAAGCGATGAGACACCGCAAGAAGGGACGTAAGCTGGGCAGGAACGCGAGCCATCGCCAGGCGCTTCGGCGCAACATGGCGGCCGACCTGCTGCGCTGCGAGAGAATCGTGACAACCATCGGCAAGGCCAGGGAAGTGCGGCCCTTTGTCGAACGCATCATCACCCTGGCCCGGCGGGCGCTGCCCTGGAAGGACACGGGCGATGCGGCCGATCGGGCCCGCTACCTCCACTACTACCGCCTGGCCCTGCGGCGCCTGCAGGACAAGGAGATGGTGCAGAAGCTCTTCGGAGAGGGCCCCTGGCTCACCGGCCAGGCGTCGCTCGCCCGCCGCTACGCCAACCGGCCCGGCGGCTACACCCGCATCGTGCGGGTCGGCGGCAGCCGCCTCGGCCTCCCCGTCGGCGGCACCGTCAGTGAGATACCTGAGATCACCTACGAGATCGGCGGCGCCGAGCGGTCGCTCCGGCTCATCGGCAACCGCCTGGGCGACAACGCAGAACGCGTGATCTTCGAACTCGTCGAAGAACGCGAGCCCGGCCCCGATGCCGAGGTCGCCCCGACGATCACCGTCGGCGACGAGGTCCGCGAGCCCGCCGCCGAAGAGTAACGACACCGGGCGAATGAACGCGGGAGACGGCACCCGTCGGCGTGCCGTCTCCCGCGCCGTGTTTCCGGGACCCCGCCGCGCTCCGTCCGGAGCCCGGCCCTGTCAGCCCACTGAGAAAGCCCTCCTGTCGGGCCGCTATCCCTCCAGCAAGTCGTCCACCGCCTGCTGATAGGCCTGCCGATCCTGCGCGCCGATCATCCGCAGCGAGGTGACCTCCTTGCCCCCCTTGAACAGGACGACCGTGGGAATGGCGCTGACCCCGAGCTTCGACGCCGTGGCGGGGTTCTCGTCCACGTTCAGCTTGTACGCCTTCAGCTTGCCCGCATTCGCCTCGGCGATCTGGTCGATCACGGGCCCCACCATGCGGCAGGGGCCGCACCAGGGCGCCCACAGGTCGACCAGCACCGGCAAGGCCGACTTGACAACCTCGGCTTCAAACGTCGCGTCGGTCACGTCCTTCACTGCATCGCTCACAGAGCGTCTCCTTCTCGGTCGGAAAGGGTCCCTCAGGCGGCGGGGATGCGCTTGAACCGGAGTTCGACCTTGGCGCGGAGGTTCTTCAACTGGCGCTTCGCCACACCGCGGTTGTACTCCTTCTGCTGCCTCCAGGGGTGCGGATTGGTATCCTGGGCATAGGCCGCGTCCGACCGGATGGACTCGTCCGTCTTCTGCAGCCACTCGACCAGACCCTCCAGCTCGTGGCGTGCATCCGCGAACGTCTTGCCGGCCGCAGCGCTCTCGCCCATCGCCTGCTGCTGATCGGCACGTGCCAGCATGTCGTCGACCTTCTGCAGCGTCTCCACGGGCGGGCGGAAGAACTCCGGCACGTCCGCCAGGACCTTGCGGGACGCCCGCTCATACATGAAGCCTGCGAAGAAGATCAGGCCCAGAGCCACGACCACCGCCGCCCCGACGCGCCCCCCGAAATGCTCGGGATGCTCCTGTTTGCCCTTGGCCTGCTTGACGCGTGTCTCGTACGCCTCGCCGCTCTTCAGGTTGACGCCGCAGTGCGGGCACTCGATCTCGCCCAGCCCGACCTCTTTCCCGCAGGACGGGCACTGGAGTCTGGCTTCCTCGGCCATCGGTTCCCTCGCACAGAGTCATGGGTTCATGTCGCACAACCCCCTACGAACGCCATTCTATAGCATACGGCGCCTGTGTCAACCTGCAACCGAACGGGCCGGGTCGTGAGCCCCGTTGCCGTTGTGCGGCCGGGCACGGACGGGGGGGCGGGCACCGGCGGGGCCGGCCCGCAACGCCCGCCTTGACACGCGCGGCGGCCCGCAGCTACCCTGTGCGCAGTGCGCCCATCCTCCTCCTGCGGACAACCTGCGCGATGGACTACCCGGAATGCCCGGCGGCCGACTGCGCGCGTGCGGAACGACTCCGCCGGGCGTTGACCGACTGGACGGGCGCGGCGCCTGCGGACGTGCGGGTCGTACGCAGCCCCTATCGGGTCTGTCCGCTCGGCGCGCACGTCGACCACCAGGGCGGCTGCGTGGCCGGCATGGCG is a window from the Candidatus Brocadiaceae bacterium genome containing:
- the rpsK gene encoding 30S ribosomal protein S11; amino-acid sequence: MAKAKSMRRVGSRAVAHVNATFNNTRITITDLKGEVLCFETAGSCGFSGARKSTPFAAQRTAERVADKAKRMGIQELEVKVKGPGSGRESAITALEAAGLSIHSIEDVTPLPHNGCRPKKRRRV
- the rpsD gene encoding 30S ribosomal protein S4 → MARNTGPKCRLCRREGTKLFLKGARCHTAKCAMEGRSKPPGMHGWRRGRPSDYAVRLREMQKCKRYYGVLDGQFRRYFEAARRIPGNTGENLLCLLERRLDSVLVSTGLAVSRAQARQLITHGHIQVGGRKVDVPNYLVRENDVVRPVPVDAILDAAREHREETGHPGPGWLAVNDADLTVRVTRMPVRADVTAEVDDGLVVEFCSR
- a CDS encoding DNA-directed RNA polymerase subunit alpha, producing the protein MAIRVRWRGLELPVRVRVDQSTLADDYGEFVAEPFERGFGHSLGNSLRRVLLSSIEGSAVVAVRFEGVQQELSAIEGVLEDIPEIVLNVKELLLRLHPDEERVLRVEAHKPGVVTAGDIDPDPDVDIVRPDQVIATLAAETDFVCHMTVRKGRGYVPSEEHEDLPRDIGVIPVDGLFSPVRRVSYKVEDTRVGRRTNYDRLILQVHTNGVVSPEMAMVEAAKVLRKHLNPFIEYFELGRQLPFEEPTPIAEVKHLEMPQVPESKLSMPISALDLTARALHCLEGEGIKTVRDLLGKSESDLLAMRNFGQVTLQELADRLAEHGLEVGMLAPHED
- the rplQ gene encoding 50S ribosomal protein L17, which gives rise to MRHRKKGRKLGRNASHRQALRRNMAADLLRCERIVTTIGKAREVRPFVERIITLARRALPWKDTGDAADRARYLHYYRLALRRLQDKEMVQKLFGEGPWLTGQASLARRYANRPGGYTRIVRVGGSRLGLPVGGTVSEIPEITYEIGGAERSLRLIGNRLGDNAERVIFELVEEREPGPDAEVAPTITVGDEVREPAAEE
- the trxA gene encoding thioredoxin, which encodes MSDAVKDVTDATFEAEVVKSALPVLVDLWAPWCGPCRMVGPVIDQIAEANAGKLKAYKLNVDENPATASKLGVSAIPTVVLFKGGKEVTSLRMIGAQDRQAYQQAVDDLLEG
- a CDS encoding hydrogenase maturation nickel metallochaperone HypA, giving the protein MAEEARLQCPSCGKEVGLGEIECPHCGVNLKSGEAYETRVKQAKGKQEHPEHFGGRVGAAVVVALGLIFFAGFMYERASRKVLADVPEFFRPPVETLQKVDDMLARADQQQAMGESAAAGKTFADARHELEGLVEWLQKTDESIRSDAAYAQDTNPHPWRQQKEYNRGVAKRQLKNLRAKVELRFKRIPAA